One window of the Brettanomyces bruxellensis chromosome 1, complete sequence genome contains the following:
- a CDS encoding uncharacterized protein (BUSCO:EOG09261G92), translated as MCDYFPIRIHKTVELKPTFKQITVKRYRYPRILRFLPSTLLKWFERTHLVAKNPEIKVSKQRSGPRYIFGYHPHGIIAFGICGAFMGDGLGTTTIFPGIECFLLTLASQFMLPFYRNYLTASGVGLVTKQGIQALLDRDRSVAIVIGGASESLLSHPGSNSLILNRRKGFIRLALEMTGTGTYCKAHPTDTDICLVPVYGFGETDVYNSYDPKNHIEKGLHYNLFISYLSRALHALQEKIKSGFGFTLPFFWSRGIFNYDFGLLPNRSPINVVVGKPICVKRLFGNVPGDPVTDQEVDHYHKIYVRSLLSLFQKNEAKYLQSKHCNIEVVG; from the coding sequence ATGTGCGATTATTTCCCGATAAGAATCCATAAAACGGTTGAATTAAAGCCAACATTCAAACAAATTACTGTAAAACGATATCGCTACCCACGCATCCTTCGTTTTTTGCCGAGCACTCTTTTAAAGTGGTTTGAAAGGACCCACCTTGTTGCAAAGAATCCTGAAATAAAGGTCTCCAAACAACGATCGGGTCCAAGGTATATTTTTGGCTATCATCCCCATGGTATCATTGCATTTGGTATTTGCGGTGCTTTCATGGGTGATGGCTTAGGAACCACTACAATCTTCCCAGGTATCGAATGTTTTTTGCTGACACTTGCCAGTCAATTTATGTTACCTTTCTACAGAAACTACCTAACTGCTTCCGGTGTTGGATTGGTTACAAAGCAGGGTATACAGGCTTTATTGGACCGTGATAGAAGTGTTGCAATTGTAATCGGTGGTGCCTCGGAAAGCTTGTTATCGCATCCAGGATCGAACTCACTAATATTGAATCGAAGAAAGGGGTTCATTCGTTTAGCGCTCGAGATGACTGGTACTGGTACGTACTGCAAAGCCCATCCAACAGACACAGATATATGCTTAGTTCCTGTCTATGGTTTTGGTGAAACAGATGTCTATAATTCGTATGATCCTAAGAATCATATTGAAAAGGGTCTTCATTATAatttgtttatttcttatttatcCCGAGCACTTCATGCTCTtcaggaaaaaattaagagTGGATTTGGTTTTACTCtcccatttttttggtcAAGAGGGATTTTTAATTATGATTTTGGATTACTTCCGAATCGCAGTCCTATCAATGTCGTTGTCGGAAAGCCAATATGTGTGAAAAGATTATTTGGAAATGTTCCCGGTGATCCTGTAACTGACCAGGAAGTCGACCATTATCACAAAATTTATGTTAGATCCTTACTTAgccttttccaaaaaaatgaagcaaaGTATCTACAATCAAAGCACTGTAACATTGAAGTTGTTGGATGA